In the Deltaproteobacteria bacterium genome, GCGACGACGATGCGGAGGTCGGGGTTCTGGAGGAGGGCCCAGATGGGGAAGTCCTTGGCGACCCGGACGGACTTTCCCTCCTGGGGAGCCATGGAGATGATGAGGCGGGCGTCGGGGGTGTCCCACGCGGTGGTGAGGGCCTGGTCGACGAGGTTCAGGGCGGGGGTGTTGATGGTGGTGGGGGTGATGTGGTGGGCGAGGTGACCGGGGGCGGGGAACCGTGGTGGTGGTGCGGGCTCGAAGGCGCGGGCGGCGTGTTCCCACGGGTTGGTGGTCACCGTTGACCACCGTCCGGGGTGTCCTGCATTCGGGCGCGCTCGTAAACAGGAGCGTTCGCAATGCAGGGTATCACACCGCGGCCCTCCGTCCCGGGCGGTCCTCGGCGGCGCGTCGCTCCATCATGGTGGCGATGTCACCGACGGCGTAGACGGGCACACCGCGTGCGTCCCACCCACGTTCGGGGATGGCCCGTTCGACAATCTCGGGCGGTTGTGGCCACGGTCCGTGGTTGCCGGCGTCATGCCAGGCGGTCCACGCGTCCTCCCACCGGTCGC is a window encoding:
- a CDS encoding terminase — translated: MTTNPWEHAARAFEPAPPPRFPAPGHLAHHITPTTINTPALNLVDQALTTAWDTPDARLIISMAPQEGKSVRVAKDFPIWALLQNPDLRIVVA